A single region of the Halopiger xanaduensis SH-6 genome encodes:
- a CDS encoding DUF5793 family protein, with translation MRREDFTLNVTNIDWVETDGEPRKPAVSIDFTGPSTMLRERLTGPEGDLLDADETDVALRLQEPLGNDTAGVVSVTNRITGEFILELNEDADDVLKFIRAARGYGEDATEDEGRYTVEITLEGDDEPFVTYDKRTFLVYDDEGSLLRQHSLIPSGVEL, from the coding sequence ATGAGGCGCGAGGACTTCACGCTAAACGTTACTAACATCGACTGGGTCGAGACCGACGGCGAGCCGCGCAAACCCGCGGTATCGATCGACTTCACCGGCCCGTCGACGATGCTTCGCGAGCGCCTTACCGGTCCCGAGGGCGACCTCCTCGACGCCGACGAAACCGACGTCGCACTCCGTCTCCAGGAGCCGCTCGGCAACGACACCGCCGGCGTCGTCAGCGTCACGAACAGAATCACGGGCGAGTTCATCCTCGAGCTCAACGAGGACGCCGACGACGTCCTGAAGTTCATCCGCGCGGCTCGAGGCTACGGCGAGGACGCCACCGAGGACGAGGGGCGCTACACCGTCGAGATCACCCTCGAGGGGGACGACGAGCCGTTCGTCACCTACGATAAGCGGACCTTTCTCGTCTACGACGACGAGGGCAGTCTCCTGCGCCAGCACAGCTTGATCCCGAGCGGCGTCGAGCTCTAG
- a CDS encoding type II/IV secretion system ATPase subunit, with protein sequence MSERTDSAGDGSENDHAASHPDPTAARGDAADATTDSGGAADADAPPLESTFETAKRTIRRVLETLRGSTIEVDDYDPRDHGPLVEFEGVDGLEEVDRYWVDAPFSFVSIGYDESASQHRYRVVEPQLTEEERVLLETLFEDVRDPLLYRADDAEDVEGLLRETIHEYLERYGAEVDMATFYRLFYYIHRDFRGYGRLEPIMHDPHVEDVSCDGYDLPIFVYHDEYTDVETTVSFGADELDGFVVRLAQHSGRHISIGEPMVETTLPDGSRAELALGKEVTPRGSAFTIRKYASEPFTPVDLLEYGTFSVEQMAYLWLAIEHNKSLLFAGGTASGKTTSMNAISMFIPPRAKVLTIEDTRELELYHDNWLSSVTRERVHEGKDVTMYDLLRSALRHRPEYIVVGEVRGEEAITLFQAMNTGHTTYSTMHADSVQTAINRLENEPINVPRSMVQSLDILSVQTLTRLGDKRVRRNKVLAEIEGIDQRTGELDYSTAYTWDGENDAFRGTGSRVLEEIRDEQGWSRTELLTELRNRERFLEYLRDNDISDYRRFTALVNEYYADKESVLETIAADEDDGDGADPKANDPTADAIISNPLAGEGADSDEAGSADSSDRDRLEETVVDESENAAEDG encoded by the coding sequence ATGTCAGAACGCACCGATTCAGCTGGGGACGGTTCGGAGAATGACCACGCAGCGTCGCATCCCGACCCGACCGCAGCCCGCGGCGATGCCGCCGATGCTACTACGGACAGCGGTGGTGCTGCCGATGCCGACGCCCCGCCGCTCGAGTCCACGTTCGAAACCGCCAAGCGGACGATCCGGCGGGTCCTCGAGACGCTGCGCGGGTCGACGATCGAGGTCGACGACTACGATCCGCGCGATCACGGCCCGCTGGTCGAGTTCGAGGGCGTCGACGGCCTCGAGGAGGTCGACCGGTACTGGGTCGACGCGCCCTTTTCGTTCGTCTCGATCGGCTACGACGAGTCGGCCAGCCAGCACCGCTACCGCGTCGTCGAACCGCAACTGACCGAGGAGGAACGGGTCCTGCTCGAGACGCTCTTCGAGGACGTTCGCGATCCCCTGCTGTACCGGGCCGACGACGCCGAAGACGTCGAGGGACTGCTGCGGGAGACGATCCACGAGTACCTCGAGCGCTACGGCGCCGAGGTCGACATGGCGACCTTCTACCGGCTCTTTTACTACATTCACCGGGACTTCCGGGGATACGGCCGACTGGAGCCGATCATGCACGACCCCCACGTCGAGGACGTCTCCTGCGACGGCTACGACCTGCCGATCTTCGTCTACCACGACGAGTACACCGACGTCGAGACGACCGTTTCGTTCGGCGCCGACGAACTCGACGGGTTCGTCGTCCGGCTGGCCCAGCACTCCGGCCGGCACATCTCCATCGGCGAGCCGATGGTCGAGACGACCCTGCCGGACGGCTCCCGGGCCGAACTGGCGCTGGGGAAGGAAGTGACGCCGCGCGGGTCGGCCTTCACCATCCGGAAGTACGCCAGCGAGCCGTTCACGCCCGTCGACCTGCTCGAGTACGGCACCTTCAGCGTCGAGCAGATGGCCTACCTCTGGCTGGCGATCGAGCACAACAAGAGCCTGCTCTTCGCGGGCGGGACCGCGTCGGGCAAGACCACGAGCATGAACGCGATCTCGATGTTCATCCCGCCCCGGGCGAAGGTGCTGACGATCGAGGACACCCGCGAACTCGAGCTCTACCACGACAACTGGCTCTCCTCGGTCACGCGCGAGCGCGTCCACGAAGGGAAGGACGTGACGATGTACGACCTGCTGCGCTCGGCGCTGCGTCACCGCCCCGAGTACATCGTCGTCGGCGAGGTCCGCGGCGAGGAGGCGATCACCCTCTTCCAGGCGATGAACACGGGCCACACGACCTACTCGACGATGCACGCCGACTCGGTTCAGACGGCGATCAACCGGCTCGAGAACGAGCCGATCAACGTCCCGCGGTCGATGGTCCAGAGCCTGGACATCCTCTCGGTCCAGACGCTGACCCGCCTCGGCGACAAACGGGTCCGCCGGAACAAGGTGCTGGCCGAGATCGAGGGGATCGACCAACGGACCGGCGAACTCGACTACTCGACGGCCTACACCTGGGACGGCGAAAACGATGCGTTCCGGGGGACCGGCAGCCGCGTTCTGGAGGAGATCCGCGACGAACAGGGCTGGTCCCGGACCGAACTGCTGACGGAACTGCGCAACCGCGAGCGGTTCCTCGAGTACCTGCGGGACAACGACATCTCGGACTACCGGCGCTTTACCGCCCTGGTCAACGAGTACTACGCGGACAAGGAGAGCGTCCTCGAGACGATCGCGGCCGACGAGGATGACGGCGACGGCGCGGACCCGAAAGCGAACGATCCGACGGCCGACGCGATCATCAGCAACCCGCTCGCAGGAGAGGGTGCCGACTCTGACGAGGCGGGTTCCGCAGACTCGAGCGATCGGGACCGGCTCGAGGAGACGGTCGTCGACGAATCCGAAAACGCGGCCGAGGACGGGTGA
- a CDS encoding type II secretion system F family protein — translation MPLSNFLPLAVAAGLCSLVVLAQVHAGLDRTLTRAAIGLFGGYVAEFKGEHPNRQSALRAAHFATTYREYGATTMLYAMLFAVAGSIVGIYVVWGLLFVLAVDPAAMREALPGTLAFLANLGGVPSLSPTELFGLFALSCLTIGTVAGFGAYWLRWWYPSYVADGRTRRIETGLPSTVAFMYALSRSGMEFPKIVRILARHEDTYGEAAAEFGVAVRNMDTFGMDVITALQTTGRRSPSPKFADFVENLVSVLQSGNSLSTFLETQYRDFQEESESQQESTIELLGTLAEAYVTVLVAGPLFLITILVVIGISVGNTFDPLRALIYLILPLGNVAFIVYLSMVTDTITPGGVAEPDSDADEAAPTPVVMVREQPRADGGRNAARSTSSRRGREQRNLERVRYYRRLQRLRERVGSPLTTLRERPRLSLVLTVPVALAAVLWRLPAAITDQGFDVTAVDDVVAVGALFVVAVFAGCYELHRRRIEATEGAIPDLLERLASVNDAGMPLVSAIDQVRGSDLGTLGAELDRIWADVQWGADLQTALERFGRRVRTRATSRVVTLVTEAMNASGNLATVLTIAARQAAADRRLKRERKQAMVEYLVVVYIAFFVFLFIITVLAAFLLPNLPTEGIEAASGGSGGGGGGGGIDGLGGLSQNAAAQYNTLFYHATLVQGLLSGLIAGQLSTGDVRAGAKHAAAMLALSVLLFAVVV, via the coding sequence ATGCCCCTCTCGAATTTCCTGCCGCTGGCCGTCGCCGCCGGGCTCTGTTCGCTCGTCGTCCTCGCGCAAGTTCATGCCGGACTCGATCGGACGCTCACTCGAGCGGCGATCGGGCTGTTCGGCGGCTACGTCGCCGAGTTCAAGGGCGAACACCCCAACAGACAGTCGGCGCTCCGGGCGGCGCACTTCGCGACGACCTACCGGGAGTACGGCGCGACGACGATGCTGTACGCGATGCTGTTCGCGGTCGCCGGCTCGATCGTCGGCATCTACGTCGTCTGGGGGCTGTTGTTCGTCCTTGCAGTCGATCCCGCCGCCATGCGCGAGGCGCTCCCCGGAACGCTCGCGTTCCTGGCGAACCTCGGCGGCGTGCCGTCGCTGTCGCCGACCGAACTGTTCGGCCTCTTCGCCCTCTCCTGTCTGACGATCGGTACCGTCGCGGGCTTCGGCGCGTACTGGCTCCGCTGGTGGTACCCGAGCTACGTGGCCGACGGCCGCACCCGGCGGATCGAAACCGGCCTCCCCTCGACGGTCGCGTTCATGTACGCGCTCTCGCGCAGCGGGATGGAGTTCCCGAAGATCGTCCGCATCCTCGCGCGCCACGAGGACACCTACGGCGAGGCGGCCGCCGAGTTCGGCGTCGCGGTCCGGAACATGGACACCTTCGGCATGGACGTCATCACCGCGCTCCAGACGACCGGCCGGCGCTCCCCGAGCCCGAAGTTCGCCGACTTCGTCGAGAACCTCGTCAGCGTCCTCCAGAGCGGCAACAGCCTCTCTACCTTCCTCGAGACCCAGTACCGGGACTTTCAGGAGGAGTCCGAGTCCCAGCAGGAGTCAACCATCGAGTTGCTCGGGACGCTCGCGGAGGCGTACGTCACGGTGCTGGTCGCCGGCCCGCTCTTTCTCATCACGATTCTGGTGGTCATCGGCATCTCCGTCGGCAACACGTTCGATCCGCTGCGGGCGTTGATCTACCTCATCCTGCCGTTGGGCAACGTCGCCTTTATCGTCTACCTGAGCATGGTGACCGACACGATCACGCCCGGCGGCGTCGCCGAACCGGATTCAGACGCGGACGAGGCCGCGCCGACCCCTGTCGTCATGGTACGCGAACAGCCGCGGGCCGACGGCGGCCGGAACGCGGCGCGCTCGACCTCGAGCCGACGGGGTCGCGAGCAGCGAAACCTCGAACGGGTGCGCTACTACCGCCGGTTGCAGCGGCTCCGCGAGCGCGTCGGGTCGCCCCTGACGACGCTGCGCGAGCGGCCCCGGCTCTCGCTCGTCCTCACCGTGCCGGTCGCACTCGCCGCAGTTCTGTGGCGGCTGCCGGCGGCGATCACCGATCAGGGGTTCGACGTTACCGCCGTCGACGACGTCGTCGCCGTCGGCGCGCTGTTCGTCGTCGCCGTCTTCGCCGGCTGTTACGAACTCCACCGCCGGCGGATCGAGGCGACCGAGGGCGCGATTCCCGACCTGCTCGAGCGGCTCGCGAGCGTTAACGACGCCGGAATGCCGCTGGTGTCCGCGATCGATCAGGTCCGCGGGTCCGATCTGGGGACGCTCGGGGCCGAACTCGACCGCATCTGGGCGGACGTCCAGTGGGGTGCCGACCTCCAGACTGCCCTCGAACGGTTCGGTCGGCGCGTCCGCACTCGGGCGACGTCTCGAGTCGTCACGCTGGTGACGGAGGCGATGAACGCGAGCGGCAATCTCGCGACCGTGCTTACCATCGCGGCCAGACAGGCGGCGGCCGACCGGCGCCTCAAGCGCGAGCGCAAGCAGGCGATGGTCGAGTACCTGGTCGTCGTCTACATCGCGTTCTTCGTCTTCCTCTTTATCATCACCGTGCTCGCGGCGTTCCTCCTGCCGAACCTCCCCACGGAGGGGATCGAGGCCGCCAGCGGCGGGAGCGGGGGCGGGGGCGGGGGCGGCGGCATCGACGGACTCGGCGGGCTCTCCCAGAACGCCGCCGCGCAGTACAACACGCTGTTCTACCACGCGACGCTGGTGCAGGGGCTGCTCTCGGGACTGATCGCCGGCCAGCTGAGTACCGGCGACGTCAGAGCCGGCGCGAAACACGCGGCCGCGATGCTCGCGCTGTCGGTCCTGTTGTTCGCCGTCGTGGTCTGA
- a CDS encoding class I SAM-dependent methyltransferase, with protein MGTGDRGDDESDSSQPDRRSVRATYDRIADHFASTREYAWPEVESFVDERAAALESGVGDGDGAEPAVGLDLGCGNCRHAELLAADCETVVGLDASRGLLETGRERGRERGFDVTLCQGDASSLPLAADCVDIAVYVATLHHLPTREVRRASLNELARVLSPDGRALVSAWSTAHDRFDADPEAAGGFDTTVEWTLPGGEAVDRFYHIYAPAEFEADLAASDLDLLEWEVSSGNCYAHVAGLE; from the coding sequence ATGGGTACGGGCGACCGCGGTGACGACGAGTCGGACTCGAGCCAGCCGGACCGCCGGAGCGTCCGCGCGACCTACGACCGAATCGCGGACCACTTCGCGTCGACGCGCGAGTACGCGTGGCCCGAGGTCGAATCGTTCGTCGACGAGCGCGCGGCCGCACTCGAGAGCGGGGTCGGGGACGGAGACGGGGCCGAACCCGCCGTGGGCCTCGACCTCGGCTGCGGCAACTGCCGCCACGCCGAACTGCTCGCCGCCGACTGCGAGACCGTCGTCGGACTCGACGCGAGCCGCGGACTCCTCGAGACCGGCCGAGAGCGCGGGCGGGAGCGCGGATTCGACGTCACGCTCTGCCAGGGCGACGCGAGTTCGCTGCCGCTGGCCGCCGACTGCGTCGATATCGCCGTCTACGTCGCGACGCTGCACCACCTGCCGACCCGCGAGGTTCGCCGGGCGAGCCTGAACGAACTCGCGCGAGTGCTCTCGCCGGACGGCCGCGCGCTCGTCAGCGCGTGGTCGACGGCCCACGATCGGTTCGACGCGGACCCCGAGGCGGCCGGGGGGTTCGATACGACCGTCGAGTGGACGCTCCCCGGCGGCGAGGCGGTCGATCGGTTCTACCACATCTACGCGCCCGCGGAGTTCGAGGCCGACCTCGCGGCCAGCGACCTCGACCTGCTCGAGTGGGAGGTCTCGAGCGGGAACTGCTACGCTCATGTGGCCGGTTTAGAGTGA
- a CDS encoding DUF7344 domain-containing protein — protein MTDDDESDPQEQSDQSDPPDSPAPPESSTTDPLEDILLSLDAHLDVLANERRRYLLEFLWDQPGRVGSFEAATKHTIAQLGRKYGSQPNHDDIQVDLQQHHLPKLADAGIIEYDVRSQTIRYRSNDRLEEIYERIAEFERDR, from the coding sequence ATGACCGACGATGACGAGTCCGACCCGCAGGAGCAATCCGATCAGTCAGACCCGCCGGACTCGCCGGCCCCTCCCGAGTCGTCCACGACCGATCCGCTCGAGGACATTCTGCTCTCCCTCGACGCACACCTCGATGTTCTGGCCAACGAGCGGCGTCGCTACCTCCTCGAGTTCCTCTGGGACCAACCTGGACGCGTCGGTTCGTTCGAGGCCGCGACCAAACACACGATCGCGCAACTCGGACGGAAATACGGGTCGCAACCGAACCACGACGACATCCAGGTCGACCTGCAGCAACACCACCTCCCGAAACTGGCCGACGCCGGCATCATCGAATACGACGTCCGCAGCCAGACGATCCGGTATCGCAGCAACGACCGCCTCGAGGAAATCTACGAGCGGATCGCCGAGTTCGAACGCGATCGCTAG
- a CDS encoding PAS domain-containing protein, protein MSSTSEGDATLRRRIQQQEEVARFGQLALETNDLEQLLADAASTIADTLGNEYGAVFDLDPDDERALLRRGVGWSDDRVGAATVPAASDCQPGRALEESDPVIVADRRTDDRFDAADLFADHGVVSGVSARIGSADDPWGVLGTYATEPQAVSEHDANFVQSIANVLATAIENRRTKRELETLHDRITDAFYSLNADWEFTYLNDRAAELIDFTGEGLRGETIWDVFEWGADSTLREEYERALETQESTSFEFYYPEPLETWFEVHAYPSETGLSVYFRDVTERVQREHELEQTERRFEAIFEDPNILVGLLEPDGTVIDINGTAMAYIDADLEAVRGEPFWETPWWGEGDDVGDDVREWTERAAAGEYVEFEADLTRPDGNRYTLEGTFRPVTDDDGDVVSIIVSDRDVSERKRRERQLRKSEQRHRTLAENFPNGIVTMFDEERRYTLAAGRMFDELPVSPSDVEGAYVGDVWPDHVSEPLEEAFEAALAGERRATEFEYAGREWIVRAVPITDDNGDVFSGITIAQDITERKEYQRKLEESNERLEQFAYAASHDLQEPLRMVSSYLRLIDTQYGDAFDADGEEFLAFAVDGADRMREMIDGLLEYSRIETRGDPLEPIDLNAVLADVLDDLRLQIEDTDAEIDADALPTVEGDASQLRQVFQNLLSNALEYSGDEPPRVRIDAERRGDRWVITVADEGIGMDPDEADRVFEVFQRLHSHSDHQGTGIGLALCERIVERHGGDIWVDSEPDEGATFSFTLPAVGNED, encoded by the coding sequence ATGAGTTCCACTTCCGAGGGGGACGCGACCCTCCGCCGTCGGATCCAACAGCAGGAGGAAGTCGCCCGCTTCGGACAACTGGCCCTCGAGACGAACGATCTCGAGCAGTTGCTGGCCGACGCCGCGAGCACGATCGCCGACACGCTCGGCAACGAGTACGGGGCCGTGTTCGACCTCGATCCCGACGACGAGCGCGCCCTTCTACGGCGGGGCGTCGGCTGGAGCGACGACCGCGTCGGCGCTGCAACGGTCCCGGCCGCGTCGGACTGCCAGCCCGGCCGCGCGCTCGAGGAGAGCGATCCAGTGATCGTCGCCGACCGCCGGACCGACGACCGGTTCGACGCCGCGGATCTGTTCGCCGACCACGGCGTGGTCAGCGGCGTGAGCGCCCGCATCGGCTCCGCCGACGATCCGTGGGGCGTGCTCGGCACGTACGCGACCGAACCGCAGGCGGTCTCCGAACACGACGCGAACTTCGTCCAGAGCATCGCGAACGTCCTCGCGACCGCGATCGAGAACCGGCGGACGAAACGCGAACTCGAGACGCTCCACGACCGCATCACGGACGCCTTCTACTCGCTCAACGCCGACTGGGAGTTTACCTACCTCAACGATCGCGCCGCGGAACTGATCGACTTCACCGGCGAGGGACTGCGCGGCGAGACCATCTGGGACGTCTTCGAGTGGGGCGCCGACTCGACGCTCCGCGAGGAGTACGAGCGGGCGCTCGAGACCCAGGAGTCGACCTCCTTCGAGTTCTACTATCCCGAGCCGCTCGAGACGTGGTTCGAAGTCCACGCCTACCCCTCCGAGACCGGCCTCTCGGTGTACTTCCGCGACGTCACCGAGCGGGTCCAGCGCGAGCACGAACTCGAGCAGACGGAGCGGCGCTTCGAAGCGATCTTCGAGGACCCGAACATCCTCGTCGGCCTGCTCGAGCCCGACGGGACGGTTATCGACATCAACGGGACGGCGATGGCGTACATCGACGCCGACCTCGAGGCGGTCAGGGGCGAACCGTTCTGGGAGACGCCGTGGTGGGGCGAGGGCGACGACGTGGGGGACGACGTCCGGGAGTGGACCGAGCGCGCGGCCGCGGGCGAGTACGTCGAGTTCGAGGCCGACCTCACGCGCCCGGACGGAAACCGGTACACGCTCGAGGGCACCTTCAGGCCGGTCACCGACGACGACGGCGACGTCGTCTCGATCATCGTGTCGGACCGCGACGTCAGCGAGCGCAAGCGCCGCGAGCGCCAACTCCGCAAGTCCGAACAGCGCCACCGCACGCTCGCCGAGAACTTCCCGAACGGCATCGTCACGATGTTCGACGAGGAGCGGCGCTACACCCTCGCCGCGGGACGGATGTTCGACGAGTTGCCGGTCTCCCCGAGCGACGTCGAAGGCGCCTACGTCGGCGACGTCTGGCCCGATCACGTCTCAGAGCCGCTCGAGGAGGCCTTCGAGGCTGCCCTCGCGGGCGAGCGCCGAGCGACCGAGTTCGAGTACGCCGGTCGCGAGTGGATCGTCCGCGCCGTCCCGATCACCGACGACAACGGCGACGTGTTCAGCGGCATCACCATCGCCCAGGACATCACCGAGCGCAAGGAGTACCAGCGCAAACTCGAGGAGTCGAACGAACGGTTAGAGCAGTTCGCGTACGCAGCGAGCCACGACCTGCAGGAACCCCTGCGGATGGTCTCGAGCTACCTCCGACTGATCGACACGCAGTACGGCGACGCCTTCGACGCGGACGGCGAGGAGTTCCTCGCGTTCGCCGTCGACGGCGCCGACCGCATGCGCGAGATGATCGACGGCCTGCTGGAGTACTCCCGCATCGAAACTCGGGGCGATCCGCTCGAGCCGATCGACCTGAACGCGGTGCTCGCGGACGTGCTGGACGACCTGCGGCTGCAGATCGAGGACACCGACGCCGAGATTGACGCGGATGCGCTACCGACCGTCGAGGGCGACGCCAGTCAGTTGCGACAGGTGTTCCAGAATCTGCTCTCGAACGCCCTCGAGTACAGCGGTGACGAGCCGCCGCGGGTGCGAATCGACGCCGAGCGCCGCGGCGACCGGTGGGTGATTACGGTCGCCGACGAAGGGATCGGGATGGACCCCGACGAAGCCGACCGCGTCTTCGAGGTCTTCCAGCGGTTGCACAGCCACAGCGATCACCAGGGGACCGGCATCGGCCTGGCGCTGTGCGAGCGGATCGTCGAGCGCCACGGCGGCGACATCTGGGTCGACTCCGAACCGGACGAGGGGGCGACGTTCTCGTTTACGCTGCCGGCGGTCGGAAACGAGGACTGA
- a CDS encoding GNAT family N-acetyltransferase produces the protein MEYELLDWPPDGPKLRLDYERFSYAGKFVMTNTGKAVAREGESDGEDEDGEIVAAVAFNEDRTDADTLWLRYVTVARDRRGEGVGPDLCRLVRNRALERGYDRLRIAVNNPFAYEALYRCGFAYTGETTGIAELVLEYPRPDPIDEVEAPDRHAAERYRTGLEEFRERDLSAEEEAFLESHRGSEPPAVDET, from the coding sequence GTGGAGTACGAACTGCTCGACTGGCCGCCGGACGGACCGAAACTGCGCCTCGACTACGAGCGGTTCAGCTACGCCGGCAAGTTCGTCATGACGAACACGGGCAAGGCCGTCGCGCGCGAGGGCGAGAGCGATGGCGAGGATGAAGACGGCGAAATCGTCGCCGCCGTCGCGTTCAACGAGGACCGCACCGACGCGGACACGCTCTGGCTGCGCTACGTCACGGTCGCCCGCGACCGCCGCGGCGAGGGCGTCGGCCCCGACCTCTGCCGGCTGGTCCGGAACCGCGCCCTCGAGCGCGGCTACGACCGCCTCCGAATCGCCGTCAACAACCCCTTCGCCTACGAGGCGCTCTACCGCTGCGGGTTCGCTTACACCGGCGAGACGACCGGCATCGCCGAACTCGTCCTCGAGTACCCGCGCCCGGATCCGATCGACGAGGTCGAAGCGCCGGACCGGCACGCCGCCGAGCGGTACCGGACCGGCCTCGAGGAGTTCCGCGAGCGCGATCTGTCCGCGGAAGAGGAAGCGTTTCTCGAGTCGCACCGCGGAAGCGAGCCGCCCGCGGTCGACGAGACGTAA
- a CDS encoding outer membrane protein assembly factor BamB family protein: protein MVRTPKFRRREAIAAAGTLLAAGCLGAGRRGPGDGDRGYLGADPTPPERDGDWRMYGRDPGRTRHVPDADLPRDGVDVAWERSVSADGWLPPVVANGTVYCQYTNGLFVLDVESGDGKEVRTYGGFGRGAGPMAFASTTLYRDGALLVPYGRAVAGYAAAPDGWPDEVSGRGKRRARWWFDGDRADSRPPGGHSPPSWSATPVVHDGAVITLHPRGIVAAVSPDDGTPRWRYAFADADRDDLRSFDPFEYVVDPASATVVVYGRVGWTPTLVGLDLTTGSLEWLDAANGSPEAESTDHGVPELRLEEYDRLAAADRSVYVTDWTDWSPLRLREVNAASGDDSWSRSLERESHVGLAVDGTTVYHLGTVETDDRGERAAVAAVDREDGTVRWEVVLDDDPGGGVWATNQPSPTVAGDQLLVPAGKGLHALERTSGERLWTFTETVPTAGGSEDERAGITPAVVSNDRIVLGATLRLYGLE from the coding sequence ATGGTCCGCACACCGAAATTCCGGCGCCGAGAAGCCATCGCTGCGGCGGGGACGCTACTCGCCGCGGGCTGTCTCGGTGCGGGTCGGAGAGGCCCGGGAGACGGCGACCGCGGCTATCTCGGGGCGGACCCGACGCCCCCCGAACGCGACGGCGACTGGCGGATGTACGGTCGCGATCCGGGGCGGACGCGACACGTTCCGGACGCCGACTTGCCGCGCGACGGCGTCGACGTCGCCTGGGAGCGGTCGGTTAGCGCCGACGGCTGGCTCCCGCCGGTCGTCGCGAACGGGACCGTCTACTGCCAGTACACGAACGGCCTGTTCGTGCTCGACGTCGAGAGCGGCGACGGGAAGGAGGTCAGGACTTACGGCGGGTTCGGGCGCGGCGCCGGGCCGATGGCGTTCGCCTCGACGACGCTCTACCGGGACGGCGCATTGCTCGTCCCTTATGGCCGCGCCGTGGCTGGATACGCCGCCGCCCCCGACGGGTGGCCCGACGAGGTGTCCGGACGGGGCAAGCGACGCGCGCGCTGGTGGTTCGACGGCGACCGGGCCGATAGCAGACCGCCCGGCGGTCACTCGCCGCCGTCGTGGTCCGCCACCCCGGTCGTCCACGACGGTGCCGTCATCACGCTCCACCCGCGAGGAATCGTCGCCGCCGTTTCCCCGGATGACGGTACCCCCCGCTGGCGATACGCCTTCGCGGATGCGGACCGCGACGACTTGCGTTCGTTCGACCCGTTCGAGTACGTCGTCGATCCCGCCAGCGCGACCGTCGTCGTCTACGGACGCGTCGGCTGGACCCCCACGCTCGTCGGCCTCGACCTTACGACCGGGAGCCTCGAGTGGCTCGACGCCGCGAACGGATCACCCGAGGCGGAATCGACCGACCACGGCGTCCCGGAGCTACGGCTCGAGGAGTACGATCGGCTGGCCGCCGCCGACCGGTCGGTCTACGTCACCGACTGGACGGACTGGAGCCCGCTACGGCTCCGCGAAGTAAATGCGGCGTCCGGGGACGACAGCTGGAGCCGGTCCCTCGAACGGGAGTCACACGTCGGCCTCGCCGTCGACGGAACGACCGTCTACCACCTCGGAACGGTCGAGACGGACGACCGCGGCGAGCGGGCCGCCGTCGCCGCCGTCGACCGCGAGGACGGCACCGTTCGCTGGGAGGTGGTCCTCGACGACGACCCCGGCGGCGGTGTTTGGGCCACAAACCAGCCGTCGCCGACGGTCGCCGGCGATCAGCTACTCGTTCCCGCCGGAAAGGGCCTGCACGCCCTCGAGCGGACGAGCGGCGAACGCCTGTGGACGTTCACCGAAACGGTCCCGACGGCAGGCGGCAGCGAGGACGAGCGCGCCGGCATCACGCCGGCGGTCGTCTCGAACGACCGGATCGTCCTCGGCGCGACCCTGCGGTTGTACGGACTCGAGTAA